The proteins below come from a single Juglans regia cultivar Chandler chromosome 12, Walnut 2.0, whole genome shotgun sequence genomic window:
- the LOC118344001 gene encoding max-binding protein MNT-like, with protein sequence METQASRPRPLFRLPTILARPTAPVDPIPNPAPAPEPRPPMVRPASIRPLAGTFQQPQSQEPTPRPSAVVSPAARGTAPLAPEPPKTIEPIVQTLPQSPKPKPTAPPPSALTILPSQLKSLGELEQKIQMEVQQKDVVVRIKTIGKEEVSKENETNKMVKSSCKNISNLEKVGMRVITIAGENKGAFMKLIQSSKKHEVVHKNKNPKTKSHANDRQSTSSDEAVGNLKKNKSHKGKVPSSMPMKAFVNSNVQSINNSILYSCSCTHHDPGVHLALSRN encoded by the coding sequence aTGGAGACCCAGGCCTCCCGCCCTCGTCCTTTGTTCCGTTTACCTACAATATTAGCTCGCCCAACCGCCCCTGTTGATCCAATCCCGAACCCTGCCCCTGCTCCAGAGCCACGCCCACCAATGGTTAGGCCTGCATCAATAAGGCCACTGGCCGGGACGTTTCAACAACCTCAATCTCAAGAACCCACCCCACGACCATCTGCGGTTGTTAGTCCCGCAGCCAGAGGTACTGCCCCGCTAGCACCAGAACCTCCGAAAACCATTGAGCCTATTGTTCAAACCTTACCTCAATCCCCTAAGCCCAAGCCCACGGCTCCACCACCATCTGCTTTGACCATTTTGCCTTCCCAATTGAAGTCGCTGGGTGAGCTTGAGCAGAAGATCCAAATGGAGGTCCAGCAGAAAGATGTGGTGGTTCGGATCAAGACCATTGGAAAGGAAGaagtttcaaaagaaaatgaaaccaaTAAGATGGTGAAAAGTAGTTGCAAAAATATTTCGAATTTAGAGAAAGTGGGTATGAGGGTTATAACAATTGCAGGAGAAAACAAAGGCGCCTTCATGAAACTAATCCAGTCCTCAAAGAAACATGAAGTTGTTCACAAGAATAAAAATCCCAAGACAAAAAGCCATGCCAATGACAGGCAAAGCACTAGTAGCGATGAGGCCGTGGGGAATCTGAAGAAGAATAAAAGTCATAAAGGAAAAGTGCCAAGTTCAATGCCCATGAAGGCATTCGTGAACAGCAATGTGCAGAGCATTAACAACTCCATCCTCTACAGTTGTTCATGCACTCACCATGATCCTGGGGTGCACCTTGCTCTCTCTAGAAACTAA